From Serratia fonticola:
CAATTCCTGGCACCAAACGTCGGCGCTATCTGGAAGAGAACGTAGCGGCAGCGGAGATCACGCTAAGCGAGCAGGAACTGGCGGCGATCGAGGCGGTATTCCCACAGACAGGCGTGGCAGGTGCACGCTATACAACGGTGGGTATGGAGTTGATTAACGGCTGATGGCATACCTTTGGGAGAAATGTTTGTCAGTCAAGGCGAGCAATATCCCCTCACCCCAACCCTCTCCCGATGAACAAATCGGAGGTGTCAGGAACACTTGTGCGAGGGAGAGGGAGCGGGTACGGAGCTGTGTTCAGGTACAGACGTTATTCAGTAGCATTACTGTATAGGTAGGGGTGGCACGATCGATCCCCTCTCCCTGTGGGAGAGGGTTAGGGTGAGGGGCTTGTTACCTTTTCTTCTTCGCATCGCGTGGCTGGCGGGCCACGGTGGCTTTGTACACCTTGAAGCGGCCATTCTGCGCCAGCACTTCATGGCTACCGAAGGTGGCATCCAGAATATCCGGGTAAGGCAGGAAGGCGTTGGCGACGATGCGCAGTTGGCCACCGATTGGCAGGTGTTTTAACGCTCCGCGGATCAACGTTTCTGCGGCGGTCAGGCTGGTGGCCAGGCCGTCATGGAACGGTGGGTTGGAGATGATCAGGTCAAAGCGGCCGGTAATGTCGGAGTAGACGTTACTGACGATTACTTCCCCTTCGATACCGTTGGCAGCCAATGTTGCCCGGCTGGATTCTACGGCAGCGGCGTTGACGTCGCTGAGGGTCAGCTTCATTTTCGGCGACAGTTTAGACAGCACCGAAGCCATTACGCCAGCGCCACAACCCACGTCCAGCACTTTGCCTTTCATGTGTTTTTCCAGCGTGGAGAGCAGCAGTGAACTGCCAACGTCCAGGCCGTCACGGCTGAACACGCCCGGCAGCGTCTTCACTTCCAGATCGTGCAACTGATAGCTTTCCCACCAGTCGGCCAGATCAAACTGGGTCTGCACATCAATGCGGCCATGATACAACCCACAGCGGCGAGCGCTGTCGATCTTGGCAAGCGTGGCGTGGCCTTCCAGGGTTTGTTCCGCGCTGCGCACGCCGCTGCGGTTTTCACCGACGACAAAAATTTCTGCGCCAACCGGCAGCAGGGCCAGGATATTGCACAGTTGGAACTGTGCTTCCTGCTTGCTCTTTGGCCAGTAATACACCAGCGTATCGCACTCGGCGACGAAGGCAGGATCGACCGTCAGGCCGAACTGTGCATTCTCTCCCATCGTCCGGTTCAGTAACTGCCAGTGATGGTATTGCTGGGTGTGGACACGCACATCCGCGGCCTCGAATTGGGCCGGCAGGGTATCCTGCAGATCGCCAGCAAACAGCACGCGGCGTTCCATAAATTCATCACTGTGGCGCAGCATGACTTCACTGGCGGGGGTTAATGCAGACATCAGTTTTCGGCTCCTCAAGATTTAGCTGGGGATTATAGAGGTTTGTGGCCAGATGTTCGACGGGTTTTATCCCCTTCATCTTTCAAGCCGCAGCGTTGTTACCTGCGCGCCCTTACCCCAGTCACTTAGTTAATCTAAGCTCCTGGGGATAAGGGCGCTTGTCGCCTAGCCGCAGCTTGAAATCTATTGGGGATAGGCCGCGGTGATAATTTGAATAGTTAACGGTTAATAGCGCAGGCTGCGCGGGTTTGTTAGCATAGCGCGGCATAGGGCAGGTAGGGTGCGTCACACA
This genomic window contains:
- the rsmC gene encoding 16S rRNA (guanine(1207)-N(2))-methyltransferase RsmC, translating into MSALTPASEVMLRHSDEFMERRVLFAGDLQDTLPAQFEAADVRVHTQQYHHWQLLNRTMGENAQFGLTVDPAFVAECDTLVYYWPKSKQEAQFQLCNILALLPVGAEIFVVGENRSGVRSAEQTLEGHATLAKIDSARRCGLYHGRIDVQTQFDLADWWESYQLHDLEVKTLPGVFSRDGLDVGSSLLLSTLEKHMKGKVLDVGCGAGVMASVLSKLSPKMKLTLSDVNAAAVESSRATLAANGIEGEVIVSNVYSDITGRFDLIISNPPFHDGLATSLTAAETLIRGALKHLPIGGQLRIVANAFLPYPDILDATFGSHEVLAQNGRFKVYKATVARQPRDAKKKR